The window GGCGAACTGAAAAAATATAGAGATGTGAGTAGAAGTAAACCGcgaataatttaatttacaaatgtcaACATTTCAGTTACTATCACTACATATGAGTTGTTTTGAAAAGATAATTCGTGCTTCTCAATGGTGTCACGGTCAGTAGATTTGTGTTCATGTTATGAGTGCTGAAAAGAATGCTAACGTTACATTGTTGTCATTTGATTATCTATTTGTTATCTTTTAGGTTAAAATGATTTTGCATTGCTCATCCAAGCTCGTCtagaaatgttataaataatgaaaacGACGGATTTAAACAGTGAGTCATAAACAGATGTTGTAAAATCACAACTTATATAAATTATTGTCTGTTCTTGTCTGTGTAACTTAACCCACTGTAAATGAAAGAGCAAGTTTAggccaaataaattattttatatacagacAGGCCTTTTACATTTACATGGATCCCTGTAAGTGTGGTGATTTACTACCCTAAAAACAGCTTCTGTCCTGCTTCCGTACTTTCTTACACAGATCCTGATGGAGACTGAAGCAGCTCAACCAGAAGAGGGGTCCAAAACATCTGCTCCGCGCCGAACGAAAAAACCTGCCATGGAAATCTACGTGCCCAAGAAACGGCAGGCCGAGAAGATGGAGAAGCCTCAGGCAGGGGGTGACAAGAAACCCAGACCCCGGTACACCGACAAGAACAAGAAGGATCAAGCCAAAGCGACAGATACCCCAAACGAAGAGGTAAAACTGGAGAAGGGAGATAAAGAAAACCTGAACATGCATACAGAGTCTAGAGATGATACGGACAGTGTATCCAGAACTATGAACACATCAGATGACACGGGTACTGCACTAAAACATGAAGAGGTCCcaaaagatgaggaggaggaggaggaggaagaaaagAACTGGGATTCTTTCTTAAATGATTATGGTGACTGTCTTGACCCACATTTAATAGAGGAGGTAAGAATCACAAAGACCAATCCTTCCACTGATTTCTGAGTAAGCAGTCCctgtaaaggaatagttcacccaaaaattacaattctgtcattaattactcaccctcacgtcattccaaacccataagaccttcgttgatcttctgaacacaaatgaagatatctttgatgaaatctgagagctttctggccctccatagacattaaaacaactgacACATTCAGGGCCCAGATGTGTTTCTGTCTCTGGatgggtcagagagctctcagatttcatccaaaatatcttcatttgtgttctgaagatgaaaaaagGTCTTACAGGTCTGGAACGATGtgtgggtgagtaattaatgacgaCATAATGAACTGAGATGCTTTAGCCGGTGTTTGTGCTCGggtttaattcttcttcttcctgTTTCAGATGTCTCTGAAGGAAGGCCACAAGAAGCCGTCAATACAGGAGCCACGCTTCGACTACTATAACTGGACGCCGCAGGAGGAGGTGGAGCTCCGGGACGATGAGCTGTCACACATCGTGGAGATTTACGACTTCCCATCTGAGTTCAGGACGGAGGACTTGATCAGATCCTTCAGCTCGTGCCAGTGTGTGAAGCTCCGGTCATGACTCAAGCTTTGAAAGCTCCTGGTCTACAGAAACCGCTGTTGTTATTGATCAGATGTGTGTTTTTTAGGCAGAAGGGGCTTGACATCAGCTGGATTGATGACACGCATGCCCTCGGTCTGTTCTCCAGTCCCATCGCAGGTCAGTCTGTTCTCCAGAAGCTGTGAACGTCTATAAGATCTCTGGAGTTAATCTCTGGTTGATCGGCAGGAATATAGAATCTGTGATGTGTTTGAGGAGCTGAAACGATCTGAAGAAGATCTCTGGAAAAGAAACCAAAGGATCTGAAGAGTAGaaatggcacttttttttttacaatgtttatcTAATACAACAATATTTGGGTGTTTTTTAAGTTATTCGATCACTAGctaatgtatgtttatataaaacATATCCAGATTATTCTTTATTCTCATTACacattcaaaacattgaaaagttatattaatataattatatataatatgacaTTGATGTATttctaagtcactttggataaaaaccaTATCCTAAATAACGAAATATAAACGATAAGACCCCAAAATGAGAAACCTTTtcttgtgtacgtgtgtgtgtttgtgtagctcGAGATGCTCTGAGGATGAAGAACCCCATGATGAAGGTCAGGCGTCTCTCTAAATCATCAAACGCCACTAAAGCCAAAGCGCGCAGCGTCTCCGGTACTCCTGCTCTCTCTTAGACATGCATGCCTTGACTATTCTGAGCCTGTTTCGTGCATGCATCACAAACTGATTCTGTCCTGATTGTGTGGGTGTAGATTACCTGCTGCCGGCTAAAGAGCGTCCTCGGACGAGTGCGGCTCTTGCACGTCGTCTGGTGATCGGGGCTCTGGGTGTGAAGAGTCACCAGACCCGAGAGGAGCGAGAGGCAGAGAGGAACAGACTACGGCAGGCGAGAGGTGACATGTTGTTCTTGGTTTCTTCTATTGCTGGACTGGTGAAAACAGGGATTTATGTGATCCATTTTCTCATCAGAACAAAAGTAGCGTGAAGACACCTGGGAGGGCAGAAGAAGCaggtttgtgtttttgtgaaCTGTGAAGTGTTTTGATTTGATCATGGGTTCAGTTCTGAAGTGGTTTATCTCTGGGTTTGGGGTCTGAAGGAGTGGGAGCTTCGGCAGGACGGTCTGCACCAAAGATACAAGAAGAAGGACGCAGGGGTTCATCGAAGCCACACACTTCAACAGGGACGCTTTCTGATCTTTCCTCTTGAGATTTGTTTTGAACTGAACTTTTCCCTGTAAATGTTTGATTGTTTTCAGTTTGGAAAggcctttttaatttatttttgtgaatgtttttctttttggtgACTAAAACAAACTACATCATATGGCAGTGTGATTGCAGTCGTATTTTTTTGTCTCAGTAAAGAGAAAAGTCGACACTGAAAGCTGATAATGTCTTTCATGACACTCAATTGTGTAAATGAGTGATTCTCAAAatgtcaactaaaaaaaaaaaagtatgtcaaGGATCACGttatccttaatttttttttttttttttgttgttgttgtaagaaTGGGATTAGACTGAAGTCAATTGTGGACATTTTATTTAATCCCACTCAAGTCTTTTTCAAACCATCAGCACATTCTAACAGAactatttttttgtatatgttcTTTCATTATTACTGTAAATACTGTGCTGTTAATCTCTAAAAGGTTTCGTTTAGCTACTAAATTGAaagattaacttttttaatgcctGTTGTTCTCAGATGTTGGTGCACTTGTATTCCCAGTTCTGTTTGgaataaaaatgttgaaatcttTTTCTAAAATATCATTAATGTATTGGTAATTTAAGGCTTTAGCATTTTCCAGTATGTGCAATTATTTGCTTTTAACAAGAGTTATCATTCATTCACACCATCTATAACGATATCATTTAGATAATCGTTCTATCGCTGAGAACAGTGAAATCCTCATCATCTATAACAACATTCCAATTATTCTCTTTGTTTTTAATTACTGCACGAGGAggacactgacagccaatcagaatccagcagCGGTTGAAACGAAACCGCTCAGAATGTTTTGACCGTTGATGTGGACacttaatgaatatatatatttttacagtaatgAAATCAATGCTGTAAAGGACAGACTACAATCTTAAAAAGGCACGCGCTGTATTAATGTCCTAAaactttttacaattttaaaacttGTTGAATGTAGTAGGTTTATTTAGTTTTGATCGCTAAACATTCGTTAAACAAGTACAGTCCTTAAGACGCACTGTACTAAACCATAACAGCCTCGTTTTCTGTCCTAtcagaaattaaatatagatACTTTTGACAATTCTATAGTTAACGTTCTTGTAATTAACCTTTATAAAATGTAGCCACAACAAGTGCTTCaaactaaaattactaaatacatttacatttagcagacactttatccaaagcagcttacaaATGACAactgaagcaatcaaaaacaacaaaagagcaatgatgtgCAAGAACTATCAAAAAAGTCTCAGTTATCTTAACAGTACACTtagaaagtttttttattatataataaaaagaacacttacagaatagaaaaagaatagagcaagctaataACAAGATACTTTTTTTGCTTATTCTAACtgtataaatgaaaagaaaaagattagagaagctagtgttagctatatatatatatatatatatatagaaaacaagCAGTGAATAAATAGAGTGAGAGTTAAAGttaaagggtcaaataaagatggaggaGATGGGTTtcaagctgattcttgaagattgccaaggactcagctgctcagattgagttggggagttcattccaccaggaggaaacctttaatttaaaagtccgtaaaagtgactttgtgtttctttgggatggcacaatcaagtgacgttcacttgcagaacgcaagcttctagagagcAGATaggtctgaagtaatgaatttaggtaaaggggtgcagagccagtggtggttctGTAGGCAAACATTGATGGTTACCAATAGCTGCtagcataaaaataaaagcagggcaaattgataaacaggggtgacatgtattcttttcagctcattaacAGTTAATCTTGCTGCagtgttctgaattaattgtaaaggtttgatagaattggctggaagacctgctgagagagcattgcaatagtccagccttggacagaacaagagcttgaacaaggagttgtgcagcatgttccgaaagaaagggcttgatcttcttgttgttgaataaagcaaatctgcaagatcggacagttttagcaatgtggtctgagaaagttagcTGATAATCAAtcagttatggttgatgtgcaatggatggtgaaattgtgatgaaacgatgggtttgatggaatcacaagcagttctgtcttggcaaggttgagttgaaggtgatggtccataaTGAGATGCAAGCAGGtatcgtcggatcatcaggatggaatgagaggcagagttgagtgtcatcagcatagcagtggtatgaaaagccatgtttctgaatgacagaacctaatgatgccatgtagacagagaagaaaagtgttccaagaactgagccctgaggcaccccagtagttagatgttgagacttggacacctcacctctccaagatactttaaaggaACCATCTGAAAGAAGACTCAAATTACTGGCCTGTGGTTCCTGAGATGTCTTGTGCCAGTACatttgacaggaggatctggtggttatgTTTCAAACGCGGCAGTGAAGATTTTGAATCTGCTCTCGCCAGACTTAAAGCTTCCAACAACTGGGAACAAGACAGTTTCGGTCAAATTTCCACTACTGAAGCCAAGAAGTAatttaagtgtttttgcaatgaggGGAAGAAGGGAAACTAGTTTGTAGTTCTCTCAAGCCCCTTTCAAACTGCACATTGGTCCTGGAAAATTGCCACAACTGGGGACATCAGAATGCAGAAAAGGGaactgtcacaaaaaaaaaagttagatattCTATTTACATCCCATAACCCTTACATTTTTTTTGGCCCTTTATAGAGAAAGGTTTAGGCAACTATTAGTTATCACTCAGGATGAGTGAAAAAGTAATGGTAATGTTTGCCTTTCAAAAACTAGACTGTCAACAAAGACACTTTCAGACTGAACACTGGTCATGTGATCAGATGAggattttgtaatgtttattttgtagtttttaaaaacaagcagtaaaaaaaaaaaaagcatacaatttatatatttataacatcATGACTTCCAATAACTTGGGAaggtgggagaaaaaaaaaaaaaaaaagaaaccctcTTTTCACAGAGTGAGGAGCAACACGTCTTGAGTTTCAGTGTCAGAACATATATACTCGTGCACAAACACGAGACACACTCAGAGACTGAAACCCCATTTGATATCACAGGAGAAAAATTTTAatcacattaaaaagaaaaactcactAAATGAATAGAAATAAAGAACACATTAAACAATGGGAATGTTCCAGCTCAAAATCAACTTAAAAAGGACTAAAAgcaaaatagcattaaaaaaaaaagacatggttACTCATTGAGTTTGAAACACAGTAGTTATTAACACCTGAAGGTTTCCTCTAAATGCACCGGTTTCctcaaaaagattttttttttttaatgcaaatacaGGAAGTGCACGCTCATGTGAGAAAGTTAGCTTTCCCTTGTGTCTCCTGGACATGAGTCACACTGATGCGAGGGATGAAGCGTGTGTGAAGGGGAAGGCAGAGTTAAGTCCATCAGCGCTTGTGAATCCAGCTAAAACCAGGAGGAGGAACAAGAGAGTCTGAAGCAGTAACGTTTCATAAAGACAGAAATCCGGCTTCAGAGGAGAAAGAGTCACAGAGCTTTTCAGCTGGAcacgagaaagaaaaaaagaaaaaaaataatgaaactgGAAGAGAAGTCCTTTTGTTAGAGAAGAGTGACAGGATGAAGGGAAGGAGTAGGACGGACGAGAGCTCAACAGTCACTTCACTGCGCCTGAGGAGAGACAAGAAATCAGTCAGTCATCAC is drawn from Carassius gibelio isolate Cgi1373 ecotype wild population from Czech Republic chromosome B1, carGib1.2-hapl.c, whole genome shotgun sequence and contains these coding sequences:
- the LOC127949524 gene encoding coiled-coil domain-containing protein R3HCC1L gives rise to the protein METEAAQPEEGSKTSAPRRTKKPAMEIYVPKKRQAEKMEKPQAGGDKKPRPRYTDKNKKDQAKATDTPNEEVKLEKGDKENLNMHTESRDDTDSVSRTMNTSDDTGTALKHEEVPKDEEEEEEEEKNWDSFLNDYGDCLDPHLIEEMSLKEGHKKPSIQEPRFDYYNWTPQEEVELRDDELSHIVEIYDFPSEFRTEDLIRSFSSCQQKGLDISWIDDTHALGLFSSPIAARDALRMKNPMMKVRRLSKSSNATKAKARSVSDYLLPAKERPRTSAALARRLVIGALGVKSHQTREEREAERNRLRQAREQK